The sequence below is a genomic window from Campylobacter concisus.
TTTCAAAAAGCAAGTAAGTAAAAATAATGATTGGTAAAAGATACATTGTAGCTCTAGAGCCAGCTATCATTATACCAAGGACGCAAATTCCGGCGACACTTATGCCTATGTACTTTTCAAAAATTTCTTTGCTATTTATCAAAACTAATGCTACACAAAAAACTAGTAGCATAAAAATAGCGCTATGATTTACGTGTCCTATTGATTTAAGCTCAAAAAGTACTAAAGGATCATTTGAAGTGAATTTTTCTATACAAGCTGGAATGAATGCAGTGATAAAACCAGCAAATAAGGCAAAAAATAAAAATTTAAAATTTATTTTTTCTACGCCGACACTTCTGGCCACAAAGAAAAATAGCATACATCTTAGTGGATCAAGCACTCTTGATACAGAAACTCCATTTACCAAGCAGCTTACAAAAGTAGCCAAAACAAAGATAAAAAGCGAGATATTTATGAGATCAAATTTAAATTGCCTTTTTTCTTTGACACAAATATAAATTCCAGCCAAGACGAAAAGTGTAAGTGAAATTTGCTTTAAGCCCTCAGTTACTGGTAGTGTAAATAAGACAATAACTAAAAAAAGATTGTAGAGCTTAGACACGATGTCGTTTTTCATGCAGATCCTTTAAATTTTAAGTGGGCATTTTATCATTGCTGAACTAAAAATAATATACAATTAAACAAAAATTAAAAGGAAGTATCGTGCCTAATGTGAAAATAAGCTTTGTAGTGCCTGTTTTTAACAAAAAAGAGCACATTAGGGATTGTTTAAATTCGCTTATATCTCAAGACATGGATGATATTGAGATTATAGTTATTAATGATGGAAGTACTGACAATACGCTAGAGATATTAGAAGAATATAAAGATAAAATAATATTAAAAACAAAGAGCAATGCCGGTGTTAGTGCTGCTAGAAATGACGGTATATTACTAGCTAGTGGGAAATATACTATCTGCGTAGATGCTGATGACTATGTGGAAAAAGATTATGCTTCAAGTGTTTATGATATCGCAGAAAAATTTGATGCCGACATAGTGATAACAGATATGTGTAAGGTCTATGGTCATAAAAAGCTCCTTTTGAAGGATTTTGAGACAAAAGAGGATGGCGTAATCGATAAAAACGAGTATCTAAAAAGGCTTTTAGCCTCAAGGCACAACAAAGTCTTGCATAATGCGGCAAATAAGGCGATTAGGACTAAAATTTTAAAAGAAAATTTATTTCCAGTTGGGATCACGCAAGCTGAAGATTTTCATACTGTAGTGAGAAATGTTATCGCTTCAAAAACTCTTGTAAAGCTAAATAAGGCTTTTTATTGCTATAAGATTGGAGACAACAACACTGCTGGTTTTGAAAAACTAAAAGCCGTAATGGATCATAAATTTGTTTATGATGACATAATCTCAATTTTAAAAAACAAAAATTTAGCTCTTGAAATGGTGCCAGATCTAGAGCTTAGAAAGATAAAAAGCGTCTATATGCCAGCCATTTCGGCGAGACCAAATCTAAAAAATAGTAGCTATGTAAAGGCACTTGATCTTTTTTATGCAGATATTGATAGCATCATAAACTCAGCTGGTTTTTCAAAGCTTAGATTAAAACAAAGAATTTTGCTTAAAGTGCTAAAAAATATAAAATCGTACGAAAATGTATCAAAAATTTTAAAAATCTTTAATACAATAAATGGCTTTTTGTCAAATAGAAAAATGAAAGAATTTAAAGAGTAGAAAATGATAAATATACTTGAGCTTGAAAGCTCTCTTGGATTTGGTGGGCAAGAACACCGCACACAGCGTGTGATAAATGGGCTAGATAAGAGTAAATTTAAGGTTTTTTATGGGCTAAATCCTGGCTCAAAAAGCTTTGAGAAGCAAATAGAGTGCGAATTTGTTGAGTTTAGTCTCAAAAAGTCTTTTAATATCTTTGAAATTTTAAAAATTTGCAAATTTGTAAAACAAAATAATATAAAAATCATCTCAACGCACTCAGGCAAAGATGGTACCATTGGAGCGATTGTGGGTAAAATTTGCGGCGTTAGCGTGGTTCGCACTAGGCATTTGCAGCTGCCTATAAGCTCTCCCATACCTTACAACCTAAGCACAAAGGTAGTTGGCGTTTGTGACTCAGTTTGCGCTGATCTTATCAAAAGAGGTGTTAAAAAAGAGAAGGTTCTAAAAATCTACACTGGCATCGATACGCAAAAATATACGCCAGAATTTAAGATAGATATGAAAAAAGAATTTGGTCTAAGTGACGATGTAGTAGGCATTTGTATTGTGGCAGTGTTAAGAGCTGCTAAAAATCATAAGCTCTTAATCGATGCATTTAGCGAGTTAAATTTAGAAAAATCAGCCATTTTTATCGTAGGTGATGGCCCGCAAAATAAAAATCTAAAAGAGTATATAAAAGACAAAAAAAATATCTTTATGCTTGGCAACAGAACAGATGTGAGCGATTTTTTGGGCTCACTTGATATCTGTGTGTTACCTTCAGAGATGGAGGCTATCGGTGGAGCGCTGCTTGAGGCATCTTCGTGCAAGCTAGCTACTATTGGAAGCGATGTGGGCGGACTTGGCGAGGCGGTAAGTAATGGCAAAAGCGGATTTTTATTTGAAAATGGCAACAAAGAGGAGCTAAAGAAGGTGCTCGAAAGGCTCATTTTGGATGAAAATTTAAGAAAACAGATGGGTGAGTTTGGCAGAGAGTATGTAAAAGAGATATTTAGTATCGAAAAAATGATAGAAAATACTCAAAATTTATATATGGAACTTGCAAAATGAGCGTAACAGTTTTAATGTATCATCATGTGCTTGAAAAGAGTGGGTTTATTGCAAGTAGCGTAGATGAGTTTAGAGATCAGATGAAATTTTTAGCTCAAAATGGCTACAAATCGCTAAGTTCGGCCGAGTTTGTGGCATATAAAAAAGGTGAGCTTAGTGTGCCAAAAAAGAGTGTCTTTATCACATTTGATGATGGCTGGAAGGATAATTTTGTCTACGCATATCCTATTATCAAGGAATTTAATCTTAAAGCGACTATTTTTCTAGTTGCTGGCTGGATAGAGCAGGCGAGTAGAAAAAGTGGCGAGTTTATAGAGTTAGATCATAACGAATACAAAAATGCTGCACCAACTAGACCTGAAGATGTATTTTTAAACTACGAGGAAATAGCAAAGATGAAAGAGTGCTTTGACTTTCACTCGCATACTTATACGCATTTTGATGATTATTTTGGTATTTGTGAAATGAAAGAAAATTTTACAAAATGCAAAGAATTTATATATAAAAATTTTGGCTTTGATGACAAGCTACTTTGCTGGCCAAGAGGTAAATTTAATGATGAGCTAAAAAATGTGGCAAAAAGCGCTGGCTATGAGGTATTTTTCACAACAAAGCGTGGGATAAATAAACCCGATGGTGTGCTTGATGATATAAGGCGAATAGCGGTAAAAAAAGATGCAAATTGGCTAAAAAAGACACTATTTATCTATCAAAATGACTTTTTAGGCTCACTATATTCAACACTAAAATCTTAGGAGAAATTTTACTTTGTAAAAATTCTCTCATTTTTAGCTATATGTTTTTCATAAAATCTTGAAATTTTGTATGAGAAATTTTTATTAGATTTTTTAAAAAGAGAATTTATCTTCTCTTTTTGCTTTCTTTGGTTTTCTAAGCTAGAGCTATTTAGTTCCTCTGGATGAGAAAAGATGTTGCTAAAGTACATTTTTATATCAGTGTTTTTTAGGATCGCCTCCCATTTATCGGCCCCGTAAAGACCATCTTTGTAAAAATCAAGCAGAGCTTTTGCACTCTTTCTTGTTAGAATGTAAGCAGCCGTTCTATATATACTAGCATATGAGTATGGTGAGATAAAATATAAATTTTTTTTTATTTTTTTGCCAAAAGCACGAAATCTACTATTTAATCCATCTTGCACACCGCATATCAAAATGCTATCACTACTTATATCTTTGCATAGCAAAAAGGCCTCATCTATTAATTCGTCATTTCCAATAACATCATCCTCTAATATTAAAGTAAATTCCGCGTTGCCTTGTAAAAAATCCTCATAAGCTTTTATGTGTGACATTGTGCATGCTAGCTCACCTGGTGTCGCAATTAATGGCGGTATCTTAAATTTATAATCTTCATTGCAAGATTTTAATAAGCAATCTATCATGGCACTGTAATACTCATTGACACTAAAATTTTTAGCATCAACCGCATCTATTATTTTAAATTCATCATATCTTTTAAATTGTCTTTGTAAATTTTGCCTTCGCTCTTCATCTCTTTTTAATGATATTACATAGAGGGGATTATTCATTTTTTGCTCCAACTTTTAAGTCAAATTCTAACTTGACTTTATATGCAAGGCCTGCTAGATCAAGCTCTTTTTTGTTTATATGCTTTTGGGTGTTGATTAAATCGTCACTAGAATTTCTTTTATAAATTCCAGCGATTCGAGCTTTTTCATCAGCATTTAAAACACAAAGAATGTCGCATTTGCTTATACGTAAAAGTGGATTTGCGCTTACGTATATTACGACTTTTACAAACGGAATGATAAATTTAAAAAATGGTTTTAGCTCATCTTGATGATCGCTTTTGATTTTTATCTTTGGACGAGCTATAAATAAATTTAGACTCATTACATCATCGTCGATTACAGCGATTTGATAAGGTTTAAAGTTTTTAAATCCATTTTTCCTAATTTGTTTTGCAAGTGTACTTTTGCCACTACCATGAAGCCCAGTAAGAGCGATTAAGACTTGTTTTTTATCTTTTAAAATTTCTTTACAAGCCTCGTTTAATGCTTCAAGCATTATTTATAGCCTCTATTTCTAAAATTTGAATATAAATTTCCTAGCACTGGCGTAGAATAGATAAAAAGCTTCTTTTTAACTCTAAAAATGTAATCACTCTCGCTCTTTGCATTGTTTGATATATCGATACGTCTTATCTTAAATTTATCATCTCCTACGCAAAATCCGCCATCTATCACGCTAAAAGCAAAGTCATAATAATCTCTCACGACTTTTAGTGAAAGCTCATTAAAATGCCCTTTGGGAAAGCAAAACCCAAATTCTTTTTTTTTAGGAAATAGCTCTTTTATCTTAGCAAGCGAGCTAGAAAATTCCTCTCTTAATTTTACTTCATCGTTACTTTTGCAAGAAAAGTGGCTCGCTGTATGGCTATCAAACTCAAAAAGGCCACTCTCTTGCATCTGCCTGATCTCGTCTAAATTTAAAAAATACTCACCATCTTTTTCGTAGTCTATTTCTTTATGTTTTTTAAATGCAAAGTCGTAGTTTTGCCTTTTAAAATCTTTAATCTTATCTGTTATCAAAAAGCACACAGCTGGAATATTTAGCTCTTTTAGGATAGGAAATGCAAATTTATAATTATCAAAATATCCATCATCAAAAGTTAGCAAAATGCTCTTTCTTGAGGCTTTTACTCGGCCACTAGCTATATCTTTAAACTGGCTGTAGTTTATAAATTTATAGCCCTCATCTAGCGCCATAAGAAGTGCTTTTTTAAATAGCTCTGGTTTAATGGCAAAGTCATTTTCATTGTTATTACAGTGGTGCATCGTTAGCACGCAAACTGGGTAGTTCATTTTTGCTCCAGTAAATTTTTAATAGCCTCTTTTAGCGCTTTATGGCTAAAGTTTTCATCCACAAATTTAAAGGTGTTTTGTGAGTAAATTTTGGCTTTTTCAGGCTCATTTATCAGCTCCAAAATGCACTCTTTTAGCGAAATTTCATCTAAATTTTTAGCACAAAGCCCACGCTCTTTATCTTTAACTAGTACGTTCATCGGCGCGTTGTCATAGACCACGATAGGTACTTTTGAGCTCATTGCTTCAAGCAAAACTGTACCAAGCCCCTCAGAGTGCGAGGCAAATACATAGATATCAAAGCTTTTTATGATATTTGCCGCGTCTTTTCTAAATCCAGTAAATATAATCTTATCTTTATTGCTAAAAATCGAGGCAATCTCGTTTTTTGTGCTTTCGCTGATATTTCCTGCAAATACTATAGTAGCGCCCTTTTCTTTTAAAATTTCTTTTGCTGCATTTGCAAAGTCGTAGACACCTTTTTTGCGGTAAAGCGAAGTAAAAGTACCGATGACTAGCTCATCTTTATTGATATTAAACTCATCTCTAAAAGTACTTTTTGTGCTATCGATCATTTCTACATCAACCGTACTTGGCATAAAAAAGAGCCTATCTTTGCTAACGCCGATATTTAGCAGATACTCCTTAACACTAGTTGAGATGTACAAAATTTTATCAAATAGTCTTTTGTGCATGAGTTTTGAAAGAAAGCCTTTTATAGGAAAAAGATTGTGTCTTTCCTTATAAAATTTAACGCCCTTACTTCGGTAAAATAGTCCGGCAATGGCCCCAACCCAACTATCAGTTGATCCATGAGTTATGACCACATCTATATTGTTATCTTTTATTGCTTTGCAAATGGCCGGTATGCTTTTATGAAAATTTTTCTTGCTCATCTCTTGTGCTATAACACTAAAGCCTTCTTCTTTTGCAATGCTTTCTATCTGAGAGTTTGGGTTGCAAAAAAGTATGACATTATGACCAATTTCACGCATAAAACGCATCTCGTTTAGTGTCTTATTTTGCTCACCACCCCAATTAAAAAGTGTCTGCGTGTGAATAATGTTCATCTGCCTATCCTAAAATTTCTTTTATTTTGGCTTTTATTTTTGGCATTTCGTCACTAAAATCCATCAATGTTTTTTCTACACCATGCCTTGCTATGCCTTCTTTGTCGCAAGGCACAAAATCCCAATCTTTTTGATAAACAGTGTGTTTGCCCATACTTTGTATGCCATTTTGCGCTGTGTAGCCATTTTCCATGAGTGAGTTATCCCAAGGCCCCCACTCAAAAGCATTGCTTGGACCAAAAAAGGCGATCACTGGCACGTCATTTGCCGCAGCGATGTGCATTATAGCTGTATCCACTCCGATAAAAAGGCTTGAGCACTTTGAGAGAGCGATCGTTTGTTTCAAATTTAGCTTACCGCCTAAATTTATAGGCTCACTTTTGCAAATTTTTAACACGCTTGCTAGCTTTTCTAGCTCATTTTCTTTATTATCACTTGTTAGCACAACCTTTACGTCAAGCTCATTTTCGCAGTAGTCGATGAGCTCTGCCATGCTCTCGTCGTTTGCGCATTTAAACATCCAGCGGCTTGTAAGATGCATATGCACAAAGCGTTTTGGTAAATTTAGATGATCCACGCTCTCATTTGAAAATACACTAACTTTCTTGCTAATCGGTTCAAATCCTAAAGCTCTTAGCGCGTTTAAATTTAGATCGACCGTGTGAGAAAAATTTTCGTAGTATTTTGCCTTTACACTTAAGAGCTTGTTTATCGCCTTATGCTTGCCTAAAAAGCCAACTATCTTCTTGATCTTGGCGTACTTTGCGATGATGACGCCGCGGTCTCCAGTTGTCGTTTGCACCGCCATATCGTACTTCTCTTTTTTGATCGCTCTTATAAATTTTAGCTCGGTCATTAGCTTTTTAAAAAAGCCAGAATTTGCACTTTGTCTATCGTAAATGTGAATTTTATTTATGTAAGGATTGCCTTCTATCATCGCTTCTGTGCCTTTGTTTAGGGCAAAGTCGATGGTCGCGTCTGGGTAGTAGTGGTGCAAATTTTCAATGAGCGGCGTGGTCAAAAGTACGTCACCAATGTTTCTAAATTTAATCACAAGTATTTTCATTTTATATATTTCCAAAATGTGTACTGGGCGTAAAGTCTAGCGATGATGTAGCCAGTAAAGCCCTCTTTAAAGCCACCTTTTAGCACGTAAAGCTTAAAAAATGTCCACGCTGGACTTGTAAGCGCCTTTAGTAAATTTCTCTTTGCTCCCATGCTTGAGTAGCGATTTTGCTTAGCTATAAACTGCTCGATGCTCTCATATGCATAGTGCAAGAAGTGATTTTTAAGCGCGCCAAGCTTTTGTGTGCTGTCATTTAAAACGACCTTTTCATGCACAGCTCTGCCATCAAATTTGGCAAAATTTTTGTTAAAAAGCCTCACTGTGTAGTCTGGATAGAGCCCCATATTTTTGATCGCTTTGCCAAAGAAAAAATTTAGCCTAGCTACGTTGTAAGCCATAAATTTAGGCTCTTTTAGCGTGCTAATGATCTCATTTTTAAGCTCGTCTGTAATCATCTCGTCGCTATCAAGCACAAATACCCACTCGTTTTTAGCTAGATCCACGCCCTTTTGCTTTTGCGCGCCAAATCCCAGCCATACTTGCTCGTAGAATTTAACATTACTAAAATTTTGACAAATTTGCTTTGTACTATCGCTTGAGCCACTATCAACCACAATGACCTCATCCGCAAAATTTGTACTTTCTAGCACTTTTTGCAGATATTTTTGGCTGTTAAAAGTTAAGATGACGACACTTAGCATTTATACTCTTTTTCGTAAAATCTTTTAAAGCGTTTGTGAAACCAAAAGTATTCCTCAGGCCTTGCTCTAACCATCTCTTCGCACGCGCTACACTGCATCTGCGTCGCTTTTTGCACGGCATCTTCTTTGTCAAACGTACTTATGTCAATAGGCTGCTCAAAGTAAATTTCGTTTAAATTTTCATCTTTTTGGTAGATAAATGCGTTTATGATAAGGGCATTTGTCTTTTGCGCTAGCACGCTTGCTGCTGGTGTGTGAAGCACATCTTTGCCAAAAAACTGCACCTTTATGCCATCTTTTGGAGCGGTGTTTTGATCGACTAAAATCCCTACTATTCGTCTAGCTTTTAGCGCTTTTAAAATATCTTTTGCACCGCCATCTTTGTCGATGAGCTCCACGTCAAACTGCGATCTGTTTGCTCTTAAAATTTTATCCATGATGCTACTATCAAGCCTTCTACCAAGCACTGAAGATGGCCCAAAATGAGCTGCGACAGCTAAGCCAAATATCTCCCACTGCCCAAAATGCGCTGTTGTAACTATGATAGACCTGCTAGACTTTATTGCGTCAAGCAAAAAGTGCTCATTTTTAAAAACAACTTGCTCTAGTATCTTTTGTTTTGTCGTGTTTTGATTGAGGATGAAATTTATACCAAGATATTTTGCGAAATTGTAGTAGCATTTTTTGGCGATTTCAAGCTTCTCTTCTTTAGTTTTTGTCTCGCCAAAAGCAAGGTTTAAATTTGTCATCACGACGTGAAATCGCTTTTTATTAAGCTTCATATACGAAAAAGCTAAAAATTTAGCGAGCAAATCTCTAAGTGAGCTAGGTAGTAAAAATATAAAAAATTTTAAAGTATAAAAGCCAGCTAGATAGAGCCTATCCATTTAGTAGCCTTTTTGCAAAATTTGCAATCGTTTCTGGGAAAATCTCTCTTATGCAAAAGTCGTTTTTATCGATACTTCTCGCATCTATTTGCTTGCCCATATCTATAACTAAATTTTTATCCGTGATGTAAGCATTTCTGTGGCTTGGACGGTTGCCAAAAAGCGTGATAGAAGGCCTATTCATCGCCCAAGCAAGGTGCGTTAGACCACTATCGTTGCCAATTACTAAATCACAACTTGTAATGAAGCTTATCATCTCTTTTATGCTTAGTTTTTCAAGTAGTTTTGCTGAGGTGCCTGAGATGATCGCCTCAGCCCTTACTTTCTCGCTCTCACTTCCGTAGCAAAGGTAAATTTTACATCCATCAAGTAATCTAATTACGTCTTTAAATTTGTTATAAATTTTACTCTCTTCGCTTGCAAAGGCAGCGATCAAAACGCGTTTTTTATCACTTTCATTTTTATAAATTTCACTTGCTTCAAAGCAAGGTACTTTTTCTAAAATTTCACTTGCTTCAAAGCTAAAATTTAGAGCAAAAGCTACAAGCGATAAATTTCTAATGATTATATTTTCGTTGTAATCAATTTTAAATTTATGTCTATAAAGCCTAGCTGCGATCTTTTCTTTGACACTCTCTCTGCTAAAGCCATAAGTTTGCTTGCCTATTATTTTTGCGACGACGGCTGATTTAAAAAGTCCTTGCAGATCGATCACTTTGTCAAATTTACCAAGCGTTTTTAGTATCTTGTAGCTTTGTTTAAAGCTTTGCTTAAGCGGTAAGACGACTAGCTCGTCGATAAGTGGATGATCTTTCAAAAGGCTTGCAAAACGAGCATCAACCAGCCACGTGATATGGGCATTTGGATAGTGCTTTTTGATAAACTGAAGCACAATAGCTGCGTGCACGATGTCCCCAAGAGCGGAGAGTTTGACGATGGCTATTTTTAGTTGATTTTTGTTTTGCATTGATCACTTTAGATATAAATTTTTGGTATGATTTTAAAAAAAAATGCTTAAAAAAGGGCTAAAATGGCGAAAAGTTACATCTGTGTCTTTGACTGCGAGACGATACCTGATGCAAATTTGATAAGAAAAATTTATGGCATTGATGGGAGCGATGAAGATGTGAGCGTGCAAGCGATGGCGCTGCAAAAAGAGGCCAGTGGAAGTGAGTTTTTGCCTGTGATGTTTCATAGAGTAGTCGCGATCTCTGCGGTAATGGCTGATGAGTATGGCAAATTTTTAAAAGTTAGCACGATGGAGGGCAGGGACGAGCGCGAGATCATCGCTAAATTTTTAAAATTTATAAATGATTATAACCCAAGGCTTGTTAGCTTTAATGGCCGTGGCTTTGACCTGCCGATGTTAATGGTGCGTGCGATGCGCTACAACCTAAACGCGGCGGCATATTACGAGAGCGAAAACAAAGAGCTAAATAAAAACAAATGGGAAAACTATAGGGCAAGGTATTCGCCTAAATTTCACCTTGATTTGCTTGATTTTATAAGCGATTTTGGAAGCGTAAGAGGGCTAAAGCTCGACACTCTTTGTGCTAGCTTAAATTTACCTGGCAAGTACGACGTACACGGCGATCAGGTGCTTGAGCTATACTATGCAGGCGAGCTTGATAAGATCAACGAATACTGCGAAAGCGACGTGCTTAATACCTACTGGCTCTTTTTAAAATTTGAGCTTTTACAGGCAAATATCTTGCAAGATGACTATATAAATCACCTAAACGTGATGAGTGAATTTCTAGCCAAAAACTGCGCTCACAGAGGATACACTGAGGTCTTTTGCACTGCGATAAGTGATGAGCTAGCTAGACTTAATGGCAAGCTTGATTATGAGATAAAGATCCAAAAAGAAGACGATGAAGAATTTGATGATTTTAGTGATCTTGACGGCACAAAAGATACGCCAGAGCAGCTAAATGAGCGTTTGGCAAGACAAGGACTTGATGGGCTTTTAAAAAAAGCTAGCGAGGTTGCGTCAGCTACAAAAAAAGATAAGAGTTTTTCTGAAGAGAAACTACCTGAAATAAATTTGGACGAAGAATAGAAAATCTATGCTTTTAGGCTGTAAAATATCTTTTGCTATTCTATGGAATTAATATCCTGATCCGCGGAATATCACGGGTATTCAAATCCAAATTCATACTCTTTTAAAACTCCATTAGAAAAGATGAATTTCTCGTAATAAAGTGGCATGTCAAATTCTTGCAAGAGGTTGCTCTCGTTTTGCTCAGTGATGTAGGTGACGATAGAGGTGGCATTTTCTTCTTGTAGATCGTTTGGCTTGCCTAGCTTCTTTAAAATTTGGTCTTGTTTGTCACCAAGTTTGATGCCAGAATTTGTAGTGAAATCTTTTATTATATTTGCTTTTCGCAAAATATTTTTGATGCTAATTGGGTCACCTATGACTGCTAAGTTACCTTTACCCCACTATTTTCTGTTTGTTCAAATTTTTAGGTCAATATTTTATAGTAACTTTGCTAGGCATTAAAAGTTTATAAGCATATAAATTTTTGTCCTATTAACATGTTACTCAAATTACCTAGTTACTGCTTATTTTTTCATAAAATTTTTTCTCATGTCACTGAGAATTTTTGGAGTGATTTGATTTATATAAAGTCTATCGTCTTTATCATGATTCGTATAGTAATTTTCTACTTTGCTAATCTTTTCGTCGCTCGTATTTTCATCTATGTATCCAAATTTCCAAGTGTACTCATACAAATAAAATTCCGAGGCTAATTTTTTAAAAAGTATATAAAAATCTACTATATTTCCGTCTCTGTCTTGAGCCCCGCCTTTAAACTCAATTATATTACCACTAGCCGTAACGCTCCACATAGACATATCATCATAACAGAAACCCCATTTTTTCATTTTCTCTTTGTAAATAATGGTACACTCTTTTATGTCTATTGCCCGCCCCAGGTTGTTCTCATTATAATTACGTAAAATCTTTACAGAATAGCTATTGCTGCCTATTTTAAAATAATAGTTAGATACGTCTTTGTATTTAAAATTTTGTATTTCATCTTTTCCCATACCATTGCAAGCCAGCAATGATACTAATAAAAATACACTATTTAAAAATTTGAAAAATTTCATATTCTATGATCCATCGGTACTATATCCATTAGGATTTTTTATTAGTAATTTTTTAACAGCATCCGTATCATATTCTACACACTTGTCGTTACATTGAAAATTCAAGACTTTTGTTAGAAGCGAAACAATGAT
It includes:
- the waaC gene encoding lipopolysaccharide heptosyltransferase I; this encodes MQNKNQLKIAIVKLSALGDIVHAAIVLQFIKKHYPNAHITWLVDARFASLLKDHPLIDELVVLPLKQSFKQSYKILKTLGKFDKVIDLQGLFKSAVVAKIIGKQTYGFSRESVKEKIAARLYRHKFKIDYNENIIIRNLSLVAFALNFSFEASEILEKVPCFEASEIYKNESDKKRVLIAAFASEESKIYNKFKDVIRLLDGCKIYLCYGSESEKVRAEAIISGTSAKLLEKLSIKEMISFITSCDLVIGNDSGLTHLAWAMNRPSITLFGNRPSHRNAYITDKNLVIDMGKQIDARSIDKNDFCIREIFPETIANFAKRLLNG
- a CDS encoding 3'-5' exonuclease produces the protein MAKSYICVFDCETIPDANLIRKIYGIDGSDEDVSVQAMALQKEASGSEFLPVMFHRVVAISAVMADEYGKFLKVSTMEGRDEREIIAKFLKFINDYNPRLVSFNGRGFDLPMLMVRAMRYNLNAAAYYESENKELNKNKWENYRARYSPKFHLDLLDFISDFGSVRGLKLDTLCASLNLPGKYDVHGDQVLELYYAGELDKINEYCESDVLNTYWLFLKFELLQANILQDDYINHLNVMSEFLAKNCAHRGYTEVFCTAISDELARLNGKLDYEIKIQKEDDEEFDDFSDLDGTKDTPEQLNERLARQGLDGLLKKASEVASATKKDKSFSEEKLPEINLDEE
- a CDS encoding lipid A biosynthesis lauroyl acyltransferase: MDRLYLAGFYTLKFFIFLLPSSLRDLLAKFLAFSYMKLNKKRFHVVMTNLNLAFGETKTKEEKLEIAKKCYYNFAKYLGINFILNQNTTKQKILEQVVFKNEHFLLDAIKSSRSIIVTTAHFGQWEIFGLAVAAHFGPSSVLGRRLDSSIMDKILRANRSQFDVELIDKDGGAKDILKALKARRIVGILVDQNTAPKDGIKVQFFGKDVLHTPAASVLAQKTNALIINAFIYQKDENLNEIYFEQPIDISTFDKEDAVQKATQMQCSACEEMVRARPEEYFWFHKRFKRFYEKEYKC